TAGTCTTTTGTTCCTGTTGCCATATCTTATCAATCCTCATATCATATATTTACTGTTCTTATTATAATACTTTATATGAGTCATGTCAAGTATCTTTCATAGGTTTGTATAATGATTTTTTAAGGAGAGGCAATTAGTGTACTTTACAGTGAGGCAAAAAATGTTATTATGTTAGTATAATTGAAGTGAGGGACTGATATAAAATGACGAAAAAAGGCATAAAAAAATTAAAAATCAGGCGTCTAAAGATTATAAATTTTAAGGCGATTGATTTTATAGAAATAGAATTCCCTAAACCAATAATTAAGAATGAACCGGATGTTTTTGTTATGGGTAGCATTAATGGCCTCGGAAAGACCTCTATACTGGAGGCCTGCACTCTTTTAGTTTTAGCCATTACCGGTGGAATAAAGCTCAGAAATAGAGGCCCTTTTGAATTCCCTATTAATTTCTTTGATTTATTGATACGTTCAGGTTCAGATAAAGCTGTTATAGAGGCTGATGTAGAAATAAACAATAAAGTGCAATTAGTAAGTTTAACATTACACACAAATGGGAAAATAGATATAGACCATCCTAATGCTGTTAGTGCCAATAAAGATGGAAATGTTGAAATGTATGACTATTTTATTCATACTTTAGCTGGCTACTCTAATGAACCCTTATTATTTTCTTACTTTATGTATTTTCATAGTTACAGAAAAGTACAGGAGGGGAGAATACCGTTAGGAATGATAGTGGACCGTGAAGAACGAGATGAGCATATTCCACGATTAAGGCCTTTTTACAGAAAGCCGTTAAAAAGCATTTTTAAGGGTGAGGTACTGAAAGCTTTTATAGGAGGAGCTAATCTTGTTGAAACTCTTGACCCTAAGGATTCATCAGCTGTGTTAATAAAACTTAACAATCTGCTTAAAAATTATGCTAAAGGTACAATTGAAAAACTCACTGCTGATGCCGATAGTACAGTTGACTTCAGAGTAACTCCAGTAAACGGCGGTAAGTCTTTTGCTTTTGATGGTTTGAGTTCAGGGCAAAAGGAAATCATATCCACGTTGTTTTTAATTTGGCATTATACACAGAATTCATCGGCTGTTGTTTTGATAGACGAACCTGAATTACACCTTAATCACGAGTGGCATAGAAATTTTATAGGACAACTAAATATCATGGCTCCAAATAACCAATATATTATAGCAACTCATTCTGAGGATATTGCTGACTCGGTAGATAAGAACAGACGGATAATACTGCGACACAGCTAAACTGATTAGATGGTTACAGTAGAAAAAAATGTAAGCGCCGAGGCATTCAAACAAAAAGGGGAACATACTCTTTTTGTAGAGGGCGAAGAGAATTCCATTGATCCACAGGTGATTTCCAAGTTATTACATGATATAGTCAGAGTAAAACCATTAGGGGCTTCTCCTTATATAAAAAGTGTGGCAGACGCCATGTATAAACATCATCCCAAGTACTACTTCTTAATTGACAGAGACCATTATGATGACGCTTTTATTGAAGAGCGCTGGAGTAATTTCCCTGACCCCAACTTTTCAAATTTACTTGTATGGCCCCGACGAGAAATCGAAAACTACTTTATAATCCCTGATTATATAAAACAGTCTGAATATTTGAGCGTATCGTTTGACGAACTGGAAAATTGTATTATAAAACTTTGCAATGAGAGGATTTTCATAGACTCTGCAAATTTAGTTATTTTAGATATAAGAGAGAACTTTAAACAAACAGAGATTAAACTGTTTGAAAAAAAAGATGATTTTAAGACTAATGACGATGCAATAGAAAAACTATCTGGATTGAATAGTTTTAATAAATTTAAAGATAAGATTTCTGAAAAAACATCAGAAAATTATCTTAAAAATAAATATGAAGAATTTTACAATCTTATTACAGGTGGAGACGGTAAATTAGAATTTAATACGGGGAAATGGCTTGAGCTGATAAAGGGAAAAGAAGTTTTGCCATCTGTTAGAACTACGTGTTTTAATGGAAAAGCTATTAAAGAAATTCCTCAAAAAGAAAGACTGAAAACTGTTACTAAAGATCTTGTAACGAAGCCAATAAAAGACCAGCCTCATGATTTCCAAAGACTTTATGAATTAATCTCAAAACAAATAGATAGATAGATAAACTTCACTTAGTTCTCTATTAAAAAAGAATCTTTACAAGCACCTGTTATATATTATAGAATTTTAAGAGGGTTCCAATAAAAAAAAATGGCAGGAGGTTTATATGGACAGGACTGGAGTTATAACATTTCAGGGAGGCGGCTTAACACTTACCGGAAACGAAGTAAAGGTTGGTGACAAGGCGCCTGACTTCACACTTACAGACAACGCCCTAGGAGCAGTTACCCTTAAGGATTTTGCCGGGAAAACAAAAATAATCAGCGTAACCCCGTCTCTTGATACTCCTGTGTGCGACGCCCAGCTGAGGAAATTTAACGAGGAGGAGGCAAAGTCAGGCTCTGATGTTGTTGTGCTAAACGTAAGCATGGACCTACCATTTGCAAATGCAAGGTTTTGTGCCACTGCCGGCATTAACGCCGCTAAAACCCTTTCTGATTACAAGGACGCATCGTTTGGCTTAAATTACGGTGTTTTGATTAAGGAACTAAGGCTCCTTACACGCGCTATTTTTGTTGTTGATAAGAACGATGTTATTAAATACATAGAAATTGTACCGGAGATTACCAATCCGCCGGATTACGGTAAAGCATTAGCCGCTGCTAAATAACATCCATCAGAGAAGACAGCTGCCATAGGGCAGCCGCCTTTGCATTAACCGCTTTTTTTGTTAATGATTCCATCAATTGAGTGCAGAAAGGCAAGGATGGGGTTTCTGAAAATCATTCGGGGGCCTGAAAAGCGCATAACGGCCTTGATCTTCTCCCTCATATCGGGCTTATAACAGTGTATTGTGCAGTGGCTGCAGTTTGGTTTACTGTCCTGGAATTTACACCTGTCAAGGCGTACCTGAGCATAATCGTGGAGTGACTGGCAGTCGGGGCATAGTGTGTTAGCCGCAGCCTTGTGATTTTTCCTGCAATAAAGTGAAATCATCTTTCCAACAGTTTTTTTTTCAAGTTCAATTCTTTTTATTTTAAAAGCCATGCTGCTTACCCCTTGCTGATTTATTTTATGCTCTTGTTTTACAATAAGATATTATTATTTTAATTAATATGACAGAAATCAGCAAATGCAGTCTAACACGGCTATGAAATTATTCGTCGTAATTTTTGTGGCGCTCTACAGCACAATCCACTACTACGTCTATAGCCGTATAACAAACGCTTTCCCGCTGCCGGTTCATCTGAGGGTTGCCATTGTTGTTTTTATGGCGCTGATGGTCTTTACCCCTATGCTTATAAGGCTTGCAGAACGCCACGATTATGAAAATGCCGCCTCACTTAGCGCAAACGTGGGTTATACATGGATGGGGCTTATCGTTATTTTTCTTCCTGTCTCATTTTCTCTTGAAATTATACGGGTAATATCACAGTCTGATTTCTTCTCAAAAATGATACAGCTAAAAATCACCAGCCGGACAGTTTTCTTACTGACTCTCTTAATAACACTCTCAGCTTACATCTACGCCTTTATTGACGCACGAGTAATACGTACAGTGCATCTTACAATAAAGACTCCAAAAATTCCCAAAGGAGCCGGTAAAATTAAAATAGCCCAAATATCAGACGTCCACATCGGAGTTCTTGTCAGAGAAAGCAGAATCAAGCCAATAATTTCCATTCTTAAGAGGGAAAAACCAGATATAATACTGTCAACCGGAGACTTTGTGGACGGACAACTTGATCATTTAGACGGGCTGTCAAACCTGTTTTTGGAGCTAAATCCTCCCTCCGGTAAATATGCAGTAATTGGAAACCATGAACTGTACGCAGGGCTTCAGGACTCTCTGGAGTTCACCAAAAAATCGGGATTTACAATACTTAGAAATGAGGCGGTTACTGTTGGATTTCTGAACATTGCCGGAGTGGATGACAAAGATATCAGCAGATTTAACATTGCTGAAACAAAAACTGAAACAGACCTGCTGTCAGCCCTGCCAAAAGATAAATTTACAATTTTATTAAAGCACAGGCCGATTATAAGTCCTGACTCTGTAGGACTTTTTGACCTTCAACTTTCAGGGCACACACATGGCGGACAGATTTTCCCATACAATGTTTTTCCACTGTTGGTATTTAAGATAAACACCGGCTATACCAAACTCACAAACGGCTCATCCATATACTTAAACCGCGGAGCCGGCACATGGGGCCCTCCCATACGACTCTTTGAGCCGCCCGAGGTAACAATCATAGAGATTGATACCGAGTAGCGCTCAAAAAAGTAGTATTTTTTAAGTTTTCTCTAATATCAAAAAATCATGAATATATGAGGAATCATAAAAAAGATTTTATCCGCAGATGACGCAGATTCTCGCAGATTTTTTTCATCTGCGTCCATCTGCGTCATCTGCGGACTAATCCTTAATTTCTGGAAGCTACTTGGAAATAGATTCTTTCTGGAGAAGATCCTCTATCTTTACGCCAATCTGAGAGCCGTGAGCGCCAAAGACTGAGCCCTCCATTCTTTTTGTAAATCTGTTAAGCCCTAAAGGATAGGCTGTTGCAGGAAGGGAAATATAGCCAACCTCTTTCACAATGTTTGGAGCACTTTTTAAATAAAACTCCACAAATTTCTGAACCTCTGGTTTCGCAGCCGATTGAACGCTCACATAGATGAAAATTGGCCTTGAAAGCGGCTGGTAAACTCCCTTAAGTACATTATCATATGTTGGAAGCACAGCGTCCTTGCCTCCTTTCTTATCATTGATGACAGGGACTAATTTTAACTTATCCTTGTTATTTTCGTAGTATGCAACGCCAAAAAAGCCAAGAGCATTAACATCGGATGATATCCCCTGTACTAACACATTTGGGTCAGCACTTGATGTGTAATCCCCCCTGCTTGAGTGTTCCTTACCGACCGTAGCTTCAGTAAAATAATCGTAAGTGCCTGAGTCAACACCAAGGCCAAACAGATGAATTTCCTTATCCGGCCAGCTAGCTCTAACCTGATTCCATTTGGAAATTTTAGCTTGTGCCTCTGGTTCCCAAATTTTCTTAAGCTCACTTACAGTAATATCCTTTACCCACGTGTTTTTTGGGTTTACAACAACTGCTATTCCGTCATATGCCACTGGAATTTCTATGTATTTTATCTTGTTGGATTTGCAAAGCTCAGCCTCTGTCTCTTTTATTGGTCTAGAAGCGTCACTTATATCTGTCTCTCCTCTGCAGAACTTTTTAAAACCGCCCCCAGTGCCGGATAATCCAACAGTAACTCTAATTTTACCCTTTTCAGCTTTTTGAAATTCCTCTGCCATTGCAGATGATATTGGAAACACAGTTGACGAACCGTCTGCCTTAACAATTGCAGTTTCCCCATAAACCGTGCCTGTTAGACCTGCTAAAAAAAGGAAGATCAAAAAACTTGCTAATTTCGTCCTCATAAGTCATATTCTCCTTTTTGTTTTGGTTTTACCATTAAAATGGTTTTTTGAGTCGTATTTCACATGCCATAACACTGATAATACCTATGTAAGTAAAATATCATAACACTTCAATTGTTACAACAGAGTTACATTTATGTTACATTTAGATTAATAAATTAAGACTGTCATATACCCCATGAGAAAACCTAAACTACGTTAGTCGAATTTAAACCTCTCCCCGATAAACAGCGCTGTAGCAGCGTCAACGACATCGGGGTCAAAAAGAATACCCCTTGCTTTTTGTATCTCCTCGATAGCTTTTTCAATTCCAAGTCCGGCTCTGTAAGGTCTGTGGAATGTTATTGCCTCAATTACGTCTGAAACGCATATTATCCTTGCTTCAAGCAATATACCTGTGCCCTTAAGCCCAATAGGATAGCCGCTGCCATCCCATTTCTCATGGTGCTGAAGCACAATCTGCGCCACAGGCCACGGGAATTCTATGGTTTTTAAAATATCAAAACCAACCTCAGAGTGCATTTTTATCAGTTCGAATTCTATATCGCTAAGTTTCCCCGGTTTACTCAGTATCTCTGCAGGTACATAGATTTTTCCGATGTCATGAATGGTGCCGGCCATTCGTATGGCATCTATCGTATCCTCATCGAGTTTCATCTCAGTGGCTATTGCCCGCGCAAGATTAGCCACGCGCCGCTGATGTCCTGCGGTATAGGGGTCCCTGACCTCTACAGTCATAGCTATTGTCTGGATTATGCCGCCTATTACTTTTCTTAACTTCTCAACACTCTGCTGAAGCTCTGCCTCTGCGCATTTTCTCCTGCTTATGTCCCTTATTATTCCTGTAAAAAAAGTTTCTCTTTGATTTTTCCAGGAAGCTAAAGACAACTCAACTGGGAATTCACCCCCTTCTCTGTTTTGGGCCACAAGCTCAAAGGTCTTGCCTATAGCCTCAGAATCCCCGGTAGATAGCACTCGTTTAATGCCCTCTTCGTGTTTGTGTATTAACCGCTCCGGAATTATAAAATTAAGAGGAATTCCTACAACCTCATCAGTACTGTAACCAAATGTTCTTACTGCGCCGTCATTCCAAAACAATACAATGCCATCAGCGTTAATTGTAATTATGGCATCCTGAGTTGATTGAACTATAGAGCGGAGGAACTCCTTCTGATCTCTTAAAACCTCCTCTGCTCTTTTTCGCTCTATAACGTTAGCAATTGTGTTAGCCACCGTTGCCAGAAACTCCTCCTCATCCGTGTCCCTCTTGTGATTGTGTCCGATAAACAGGTTCAAAACTCCAAGCAGCTTCTGTCCAGAAATGATCGGTACACAGTAGTGGCCGTGCGCAGGCATAGAGTCATAACGTATGTCATGACGGTCGTCTATATCCGGGGCATATACTGCCTCCCTGCTTTGGGCTACCTTACCACAGATACACCTGCCATAAGGCACTTCATTACAAAGGGTCGTAATCGGCTCGGTTAATCCCCTTTGTGCTTTCATCTTAAGTTTCTTTTTTTCCTCATCGGCTAAAAACACACAACCTTTTGATTCAAGAGCCAGTCTTGGAATTGTAAATATAAAATCAAGGATACGTTCAAGTTGTTCTTTTAATTCTATAGGTTCGAGTGAGATTTGAAGTATTAAGTCAACCACTGACTGCATCTGAGAGTTTAAGACTATCTTTTGCTCTGTCTCAAGTTTGGATGTAATATCCTCAATGGCCTCAAGATATTGAGTTACCTCTCCCCTGGAATTAAATTTAGGAGTGAGTGTTATTTTTATATGTTTTTCGCCAAATGATCTTTCTACAACAGCAGGATTTTTAGTTAAGAGACACTGCTGTTTTCTGCAAAAGCTGCACATTTCAGACCCTTTGTCCTGGCTATCTGCCTTTTCGGCTATTATCTCATAACAAGGTCTTCCTGTTAGCTCATCATTTGACTTACCGGTTAGTTTTTCTATGAAGCCGTTAACTTTCAGGACTTTCATATCAGCCCCAATATAAACAACGCCTATGGGGACAGTGTTAAAAAGCATTTGTAAATCAACTGGAATATTTTTATCAGTCACAGAACACCACTTTTGAGGGTGAGCAGAGGCTTAAACTATAGCCTTTGTATGATAGACAGGGTATTTCCATTTTGTTACATTTATGTTAACAAAACACTGTTACTTCTGACAAGAATTAATTAGAAACAATCATTGACAACATCAGATTAAAAGTGTTAGTTTGTATTGTGTGTTGTAAGAGTTGTATGACAGGTAGAGTGATGTGTGCGCAAACTGTGAGGGTATTGCGGACAAGCCGGGGGGGCCTAAGATATGTCAGATGATAAGCAGGTATTTGGGGAGCCGGTAATAACCGGAGACAATGGTGGTAGCGGAAATGGCAGTAATATGGCCATTACTATAGAAAAAGTTGAAAATATAGAAGTAAAAGGAAAGCCAAAAGTTATTGTGGTGCGAAATATCGTCGAGAAGCCCAAAACTATTAGAAAACTGAATTGCTGGGAATTTCATAATTGCGGGAGAGAACCTGGTGGTAAGCATGTGGAGAGGTTTGGGCTGTGTCCGGTAGCAACGGCAACATCTTTTAACGGACTTCATGGGGGAATAAATGCAGGCAGGGCGTGCTGGGCAATTTTACCTTCTATTGGAAAAAAGAAAGAATCTTATGCCGCTAAGATACGAAGATGCACAGAATGTGAGTTCCATCAGCTTGTTATCAAAGAAGAGGAAAAGTACCAGAGTGGAGTAAAACATTTTAAAAAACATAAAAAAGAAACAAAGGCAAAGACATTTAAAGAACCTGGATTTATTAAGCACATATATGAAAAGAGCAAACACACAGCCTTTGAGGATGATACCGAAATAGAGTCAATTATTATCTCATTGTTGATAGGCTGGGTAAGTCTGTGTCCATCGGTTAGTATGCTTGAGGGTAGTAAGAGGCTGTGTAAAGAGGACCTGGTTGATGAACTAATGATTATTGACGCCATAGCCGACCACCCCAGAAGCAGAGCGGCAACAGTTGTTGCTAAAACCATGTTTAAAGCACTGAGAAGACAGATTGGTGGCTATTTTGATCCGCTTATAGATAAAGTAAAACCCAAAGGCGATAAGAAAAGTTAGCAAATGCGGCACTGATTGGCAGACAAGGTGTGGCTACTACAGGACATGATTGTAGTTGTCATCTTATCTATTAATTAGTGAAGTGCGATATAAAGGCTGTACAGACCATAGAGTATAAAAATAAGAGCGGCTATCCATTTAACAATTTTTTCTGGAATGTTTTTACCCATAACCACCCCAACTATAATACCAAAGCCATCGGCTACCATCATTCCAACCGTTGTGCCAAGCCAAACGGCCATCAAAGAGTTATACTTTGCGGCTAGAGTTACTGCAGCAAGTTGTGTTTTATCACCCATTTCAGCCACAAAAAATGACACTGCAACGGTCCAAAACGGGCTCATCTCAGACTTCTTATCCTCGCATTGCAAGTCGTCTCCCTTAATAGTCCAAAGTCCAAACATAATAAACGCAACGGCAGCAGCCACATTTATATAAACCATTGGAACTATCCGTGTAACATACGTGCCAGCCAGGGCAGCTAACAGGTGATTGGCAAGGGTTGCCACAAATACCCCCAACATTACCGTATGCCACTTGTACCTTGCCGCCATACACATGGCCAGAAGCTGGGTCTTGTCTCCCATCTCGGCAATGAACACTACAAGTACTGATGCTAAAAATGCTGTCATAAGTTTGGTTTTCTCATAGGTTTTGCGATTCTCTCAGCTTGCCTGTTTTATGCTGCCAACTCTTCTCGGATTTCTTCACGTTCACTCCAAAGCACGGGTTTGACATTATAACTTTTTATTGCGTCCAGAACGGATGCCGCTGGAGCATGTTCCGAGTCGTTCAGAAACGCATAGGCCCGTGAATTTGCCGGTCTAACAACTTTGGTGTCAAACCATGAAAAAGCAACTCCCTCAGCTGAGTCGCGGCCTGGCCTGTTTATAGCTTTAAGGATGCGTTCCGGCTGTTGCTTTGATGCAGGAATAACAAAGTCAAATCTATGAACAAATCCACTTTTGCCAGTAAAATTTATGTTTGGAGTGTATCGTATATCACACAATTTTAACCATGAAGTAACATCTTCTAGAAAAAGTGATGTCACCATAGGAGCAGCAAGATAAAAAAGGTCATTAACAGCCAATATCGCCTGAATTAAATTATGCTTCTTTAACGCGAAATTTTCTGATGAGGCCTGAATCGTTAATGAATTATTTTCTAGTTTTACCCCAAACCCATTCAATGTAAAAGTTAGAAGTTCCTTACGTTTCATGCTTTGTAGTTCGCAGCCTGATTGCTTAAGGTCTTCAATTGTGTACCCATCATCAGTGAAAATAAACCCATGCTCTTGCCGTTTTACATAGATTTGGAGATAATCATTATGCCTGTCAAGATAAGGTGTTGTTATCTCTATCCAGTCTTTAACCTGTCGTAGCGCTGTTTTATCTTTAAGCCATACTATATATGTGTCTATATGTTTCTGGATTTCATTAATCATAAAAAAGTCATCATCTTGTCTCATAATCTTGTATAAAATATACTTAAACCCCGCTCGCTGTCTTGAGTTGTTTTTCTGTTCCTTATCCTTTTTTTATTGCCAGAAGGTTTGACATTACAGAATTCCCCTTTTTTGTTAAAGCCCACTTTTCTTCATTGTCGCTTAATACTTCAATGAGCCCAAGTAATCTAAACTGATTTAATATTTGACTTATAAAATTGTCGTCTAACTCTAATTCACTAAGATAACTGTCTTTCATACCCAAGTGTTTGCCTAGCATAGTGTACAAATTAATTAATACTTCATATCTGGAAATTCCTTTTATCATTGACGGGGAAATTTTCTTAAATATATCATTCCAAGTGGTTGTAAGTGAACGAGTCTTTTCATTAAAAGTATAATTAATAATAAAAGAATCATCACCCTGTGCCAAACTTTCAATATCTCCATGTGGTCTGTTTGACTCAGCTTCCAGTTTTTCTTCTAATTCCTGAACTTTTTGTCTTAAACTAAGTATTTCCAATTCACTTTCTTCAGTGGCTACTTTATCGGCTCTTACCCAGCCGGTTGCTGGATTATTGTCTATTAATTTTTGAAGGCTTGTTGAAACAGCCAAAGCAAGGTCTTTAGATGTCTCCCAGTATTGTATCACCTTTTCCTCGTCAAGTTTTCCAATAAATGCCTCAAGTTTCTCCTTACCGGCAGGATCTTTCTCAGAGCGATCCAGTGGAATTTGCCCAGGGTTTTTATGAATAAATCCAATGATAGGTTTTCGTTTTTCTAATGCGTAGCAGTATTCTTTTTCTGTATAGCTGACCCCATCTTTACTGATTGAACCGTACCTTCCACCGATAATTACAATGTAGTAATCACAGTCATCTATAATTTTTTTAATTAATGTCAATTGATCATCATTCGCTGCCGGAAAGAGTTCCATTCCTGATGGAATACAGTCAAGTTCCAAAAGTGCCTGCATAATCTCTTGCCGCTCATCATGCAAATCATCATAAGTTGAACTTACAAATACTTGATAACGCTTATCCACTAATCCTCTCCCCCTGATTTTAATGCAAATTCGAGAGTAACATTTTGTTTGCACAAAACACAATGGCAGCAAAGAGAGCAAGAGAGGCATTGAAGGTCAGACTTTTTGTTAGGTTGCAGGTATCGTCACGGTAAAGGTGGTTCCTTTACCTACAGTGCTTTCACAATTAATAGTGCCCTTAAAGGTCTGGGTTATAAGATTATAAAGTATGTGCAAGCCTAGCCCTGTGCCTCCCCCTGCCCTGTTTGTCGTGAAAAACGGATTAAATATCTTGCTAAGATTCTCCTCCGGGATTCCCTTTCCGTCATCGATATACTTTAATACAAAAGAATCATCGGTACTTGATATTTCTATAGTTATGACCCCTTTGTCAGCCTCGTTATAAGCGTGCATCAGGGAGTTTATTACTAAATTTGTGATTATCTGCGCCAATTCTCCTGGGTAACTGTTTATCTCCATATCGGGCGGGCAATCAAGTTTAATTTCTATTGAGGTGTGTTTTAATTTAGGACTAAGGCTTGTTATCACCTTTTCGATATAATCTTTGATGTTAAATATACGCTTTTCATGCGATGTCTGATCGGCTGAGACTAATTTGAAACTCTTAACGAGTTCGCTGGTTCGCTCAAGGTTAGCTAAAATAAGCTCGCTGGATTTCGTGGCATGTGTAAAATAGTTAAAAAGCTCATCTTTTTTTGCGGTCTTATTATTTATCGCAACTGAGAGTTTGCTTGTCACGTCCTGCAGGTGTGAGGCAGCGGTGACAGCAATTCCAACAGGCGTGTTTATTTCATGTGCAACACCGGCTACCAACCCGCCAAGGGCTGCCATTTTTTCAGATTCCACAAGGTGCTGCGTGGCTTTCTTTAACTCGCTTGTACGCTCAGTTACGAGCTCTTCTAAATGATTCTGATATTTTAACAATTCATGCTGAGCCATGATTCGCTGCCGGATGTTAACAAGGAGAATAACGATAAAAACAATCAGAACGGTTATGAGCGCCGTAACTCCCCATATCACGCGTTTGTATTTGAAGTAAAATGTCTCCGGTTTATTTATAACAATGGCTCCAGCAGGCAAAGATGAAATATCTATGTCAAACCTCTGCATCACATTATAATCAAACATAAATGTGTTGGGACTTTTCATGATTACAGGTATATTGTCTGCTTTTTCGCCGTTTAATATTCTAATAGCAAGTTTACCTGCTGACTCACCCTGGTAGAAACTGTTTTTAAGCATACCGCCAACTATACCATACCCCAGCATGTAGTCAACCCCGCCATACACAGGCACCGATGATGCACGCGTTATTTGAGTTACTGCCATTGACGGTGTAAAGTCCTCACCATTTCTGTCTTTAAAAAAGGAAAGATAAAATACAGCCGTATCAGGCTTTAATTTGCTGACAAGTTGTTTGACCTCATCCATTGTTGAGTTGTCAAGATATGTAAAGTTAATCGTCTGTTTATACTTACCAATTGCATTATTAAAAGAGTTCTTTTCTAAAATTCCAGTTGTTGTCATGTCGCTGATAACTATAAACTGCTTCAGTCCAGGATTTAACTTCAGTGCTAAATCCACTGTTGCTTCATAATCTGACCCTTCATTAACACCCGTAAAACCCTGATACCCTGCTGTTTTTTCTGGTGTGTAATCATTTATGCCACAAAAAACAAATGGCACTCCTTTAAAAAGCTCTTCCCTGTATTGTTTGACAAAGTCAAGCGC
This Nitrospirota bacterium DNA region includes the following protein-coding sequences:
- a CDS encoding ATP-binding protein; amino-acid sequence: MTKKGIKKLKIRRLKIINFKAIDFIEIEFPKPIIKNEPDVFVMGSINGLGKTSILEACTLLVLAITGGIKLRNRGPFEFPINFFDLLIRSGSDKAVIEADVEINNKVQLVSLTLHTNGKIDIDHPNAVSANKDGNVEMYDYFIHTLAGYSNEPLLFSYFMYFHSYRKVQEGRIPLGMIVDREERDEHIPRLRPFYRKPLKSIFKGEVLKAFIGGANLVETLDPKDSSAVLIKLNNLLKNYAKGTIEKLTADADSTVDFRVTPVNGGKSFAFDGLSSGQKEIISTLFLIWHYTQNSSAVVLIDEPELHLNHEWHRNFIGQLNIMAPNNQYIIATHSEDIADSVDKNRRIILRHS
- a CDS encoding DUF1829 domain-containing protein, producing the protein MINEIQKHIDTYIVWLKDKTALRQVKDWIEITTPYLDRHNDYLQIYVKRQEHGFIFTDDGYTIEDLKQSGCELQSMKRKELLTFTLNGFGVKLENNSLTIQASSENFALKKHNLIQAILAVNDLFYLAAPMVTSLFLEDVTSWLKLCDIRYTPNINFTGKSGFVHRFDFVIPASKQQPERILKAINRPGRDSAEGVAFSWFDTKVVRPANSRAYAFLNDSEHAPAASVLDAIKSYNVKPVLWSEREEIREELAA
- a CDS encoding PAS domain S-box protein — encoded protein: MTDKNIPVDLQMLFNTVPIGVVYIGADMKVLKVNGFIEKLTGKSNDELTGRPCYEIIAEKADSQDKGSEMCSFCRKQQCLLTKNPAVVERSFGEKHIKITLTPKFNSRGEVTQYLEAIEDITSKLETEQKIVLNSQMQSVVDLILQISLEPIELKEQLERILDFIFTIPRLALESKGCVFLADEEKKKLKMKAQRGLTEPITTLCNEVPYGRCICGKVAQSREAVYAPDIDDRHDIRYDSMPAHGHYCVPIISGQKLLGVLNLFIGHNHKRDTDEEEFLATVANTIANVIERKRAEEVLRDQKEFLRSIVQSTQDAIITINADGIVLFWNDGAVRTFGYSTDEVVGIPLNFIIPERLIHKHEEGIKRVLSTGDSEAIGKTFELVAQNREGGEFPVELSLASWKNQRETFFTGIIRDISRRKCAEAELQQSVEKLRKVIGGIIQTIAMTVEVRDPYTAGHQRRVANLARAIATEMKLDEDTIDAIRMAGTIHDIGKIYVPAEILSKPGKLSDIEFELIKMHSEVGFDILKTIEFPWPVAQIVLQHHEKWDGSGYPIGLKGTGILLEARIICVSDVIEAITFHRPYRAGLGIEKAIEEIQKARGILFDPDVVDAATALFIGERFKFD
- a CDS encoding PstS family phosphate ABC transporter substrate-binding protein codes for the protein MRTKLASFLIFLFLAGLTGTVYGETAIVKADGSSTVFPISSAMAEEFQKAEKGKIRVTVGLSGTGGGFKKFCRGETDISDASRPIKETEAELCKSNKIKYIEIPVAYDGIAVVVNPKNTWVKDITVSELKKIWEPEAQAKISKWNQVRASWPDKEIHLFGLGVDSGTYDYFTEATVGKEHSSRGDYTSSADPNVLVQGISSDVNALGFFGVAYYENNKDKLKLVPVINDKKGGKDAVLPTYDNVLKGVYQPLSRPIFIYVSVQSAAKPEVQKFVEFYLKSAPNIVKEVGYISLPATAYPLGLNRFTKRMEGSVFGAHGSQIGVKIEDLLQKESISK
- the tpx gene encoding thiol peroxidase, whose protein sequence is MDRTGVITFQGGGLTLTGNEVKVGDKAPDFTLTDNALGAVTLKDFAGKTKIISVTPSLDTPVCDAQLRKFNEEEAKSGSDVVVLNVSMDLPFANARFCATAGINAAKTLSDYKDASFGLNYGVLIKELRLLTRAIFVVDKNDVIKYIEIVPEITNPPDYGKALAAAK
- a CDS encoding TMEM165/GDT1 family protein, coding for MTAFLASVLVVFIAEMGDKTQLLAMCMAARYKWHTVMLGVFVATLANHLLAALAGTYVTRIVPMVYINVAAAVAFIMFGLWTIKGDDLQCEDKKSEMSPFWTVAVSFFVAEMGDKTQLAAVTLAAKYNSLMAVWLGTTVGMMVADGFGIIVGVVMGKNIPEKIVKWIAALIFILYGLYSLYIALH
- a CDS encoding nitrous oxide-stimulated promoter family protein, whose product is MAFKIKRIELEKKTVGKMISLYCRKNHKAAANTLCPDCQSLHDYAQVRLDRCKFQDSKPNCSHCTIHCYKPDMREKIKAVMRFSGPRMIFRNPILAFLHSIDGIINKKSG
- a CDS encoding metallophosphoesterase, producing MKLFVVIFVALYSTIHYYVYSRITNAFPLPVHLRVAIVVFMALMVFTPMLIRLAERHDYENAASLSANVGYTWMGLIVIFLPVSFSLEIIRVISQSDFFSKMIQLKITSRTVFLLTLLITLSAYIYAFIDARVIRTVHLTIKTPKIPKGAGKIKIAQISDVHIGVLVRESRIKPIISILKREKPDIILSTGDFVDGQLDHLDGLSNLFLELNPPSGKYAVIGNHELYAGLQDSLEFTKKSGFTILRNEAVTVGFLNIAGVDDKDISRFNIAETKTETDLLSALPKDKFTILLKHRPIISPDSVGLFDLQLSGHTHGGQIFPYNVFPLLVFKINTGYTKLTNGSSIYLNRGAGTWGPPIRLFEPPEVTIIEIDTE